A window of the Streptomyces sp. NBC_00250 genome harbors these coding sequences:
- a CDS encoding GGDEF domain-containing protein, whose protein sequence is MNTLATILAATGPLAAGWSGHVLWLRRRLRTARRDPLTGLRTREGFTRRAAALLRDDRAVVVLADVDHFKQINDRHGHAAGDTLLKATADRLAHYVGPNGVAGRLGGDEFAAVVLDTDGTVADLLAVLHGVLARPADKANPHVATTVSLGWVRAVDFPGEDLSALLGRADEAMYAAKQSRAGIKGARLGRLLSAVAGRRSGRRGAPTGAPAVGAAA, encoded by the coding sequence ATGAACACCCTTGCCACGATCCTCGCCGCAACCGGCCCGCTCGCGGCCGGATGGTCCGGCCACGTGCTGTGGCTGCGCCGTCGTCTCCGCACCGCCCGGCGCGACCCGCTGACCGGGCTGCGGACCCGAGAGGGCTTCACCCGCCGGGCCGCTGCGCTCCTGCGTGACGACAGGGCGGTGGTCGTCCTCGCGGACGTCGACCACTTCAAGCAGATCAACGACCGCCACGGCCACGCGGCCGGCGACACCCTCTTGAAGGCCACCGCCGACCGGCTCGCCCACTACGTCGGCCCGAACGGTGTCGCCGGGCGCCTCGGCGGCGACGAGTTCGCGGCTGTCGTCCTGGACACCGACGGAACGGTCGCGGACCTGCTCGCCGTCCTCCACGGGGTACTGGCTCGTCCTGCCGACAAGGCCAACCCGCACGTGGCCACCACGGTGTCCCTCGGCTGGGTCCGCGCCGTCGACTTCCCCGGCGAGGACCTCTCCGCGCTCCTCGGCCGGGCCGATGAGGCCATGTACGCGGCCAAGCAGAGCCGCGCCGGGATCAAGGGGGCCCGGCTGGGTCGGCTGCTCTCGGCGGTCGCCGGCCGCCGGTCGGGACGCCGAGGTGCCCCGACCGGGGCACCGGCGGTGGGGGCGGCGGCATGA
- a CDS encoding DUF2637 domain-containing protein codes for MTIAITNERSAVPPLTRPEMGLAGIGALAAAGVGALGLISSFDAVSAAALRWGFGEPWMLPVGIDVAIPVFTVANLLLIRMDMALAWVRFVPWVLTLITCGLNVAAGHGMWAKLAHGTMPLLWVVFSEIGAHIYAVRIGAATGRRMDKIRASRWLLAFPSTFSLWRRMTLWEITSYADALSREKERQLARADLRETYGWRWRSKTPRRERVLLRLGELAPDGPVEEPEQELAVPPVPPPTEEQDEPKPRKRTTRQKPKGAKPPRSAAELLAEARELTADWPLAGINAEAIRTALHCSAANSRVLRDKLLAERASRPDLHSVDTNDASDTDESAQTAEEVAA; via the coding sequence ATGACGATCGCGATCACCAACGAACGGTCGGCGGTGCCGCCGCTGACCCGCCCCGAGATGGGCCTCGCCGGTATCGGCGCGCTCGCCGCGGCTGGCGTCGGAGCCCTCGGGCTCATCTCCTCCTTCGATGCCGTGTCGGCCGCCGCGCTGCGGTGGGGCTTCGGCGAGCCGTGGATGCTGCCGGTCGGCATCGACGTGGCCATTCCGGTGTTCACGGTGGCCAACCTCCTGCTGATCCGGATGGACATGGCCCTCGCGTGGGTGCGATTCGTGCCCTGGGTCCTGACACTGATCACCTGCGGCCTGAACGTGGCCGCCGGGCACGGCATGTGGGCCAAGCTCGCGCACGGCACGATGCCGCTGCTGTGGGTGGTGTTCTCCGAGATCGGCGCCCACATCTACGCCGTACGGATCGGGGCCGCGACCGGGCGCCGAATGGACAAGATCCGGGCCTCGCGGTGGCTGCTGGCCTTTCCCTCCACGTTCTCGCTGTGGCGACGGATGACGCTGTGGGAGATCACCTCGTACGCCGACGCGCTCTCCCGCGAGAAGGAGCGGCAGCTCGCCCGCGCCGACCTGCGCGAGACCTACGGCTGGCGGTGGCGGTCGAAGACCCCGCGCCGCGAGCGTGTCCTCCTGCGGCTCGGGGAGCTTGCCCCCGACGGGCCTGTGGAGGAGCCGGAGCAGGAGCTTGCCGTGCCGCCCGTGCCGCCGCCGACCGAGGAGCAGGACGAGCCGAAGCCGCGCAAGCGCACCACCCGTCAGAAGCCCAAGGGGGCAAAGCCGCCGCGTTCCGCGGCGGAGCTGCTGGCCGAGGCCCGCGAGCTGACCGCCGACTGGCCGCTGGCGGGGATCAACGCCGAGGCGATCCGGACCGCACTGCACTGTTCGGCAGCCAACTCTCGCGTTCTGCGGGACAAGTTGCTCGCCGAGCGGGCCAGCCGTCCGGATCTCCACTCCGTCGACACGAACGACGCCAGCGACACGGACGAGTCCGCTCAGACGGCCGAGGAGGTCGCCGCATGA